A stretch of Triticum aestivum cultivar Chinese Spring chromosome 1D, IWGSC CS RefSeq v2.1, whole genome shotgun sequence DNA encodes these proteins:
- the LOC123181685 gene encoding transcription factor MYBS3 → MTRRCSHCSHNGHNSRTCPNRGVKIFGVRLTDGSIRKSASMGNLSLLGGSTSGGGGASPADVGHDAAAEGYASDDFVQGSSSANRERKKGVPWTEEEHRRFLLGLQKLGKGDWRGISRNFVVSRTPTQVASHAQKYFIRQANMSRRKRRSSLFDLVPDESDLPPLPGNQEPEAQILNHPPLPPPMEEEEVESMESDTSVIAESSSASAIMPENLQSSYPVLVPAYFSPFLQFSVPFWQNQNDGDDLGQGTHEIVKPVPVHSKSPINVDELVGMSKLSIGDPKQDTVSTSLSLKMVGGQNRQSAFQANLPTRAQA, encoded by the exons ATGACCAGGCGGTGCTCGCACTGCAGCCACAACGGCCACAACTCGCGGACGTGCCCCAACCGCGGGGTCAAGATCTTCGGGGTGCGCCTCACCGATGGATCCATCCGCAAGAGCGCCAGCATGGGGAACCTCTCCCTGCTCGGGGGAtccaccagcggcggcggcggcgcatcccCCGCTGACGTCGGCCACGACGCCGCCGCAGAGGGCTACGCCTCCGACGACTTCGTGCAGGGATCATCATCCGCCAACCGCGAGCGCAAGAAAG GGGTTCCTTGGACTGAAGAAGAACATCGGAGATTTTTGCTTGGACTGCAAAAGCTTGGAAAGGGTGATTGGCGAGGAATCTCTCGTAATTTTGTGGTCTCAAGAACACCTACTCAAGTAGCAAGCCATGCTCAGAAATATTTTATACGCCAAGCCAATATGAGCAGAAGGAAGAGAAGGTCTAGCCTCTTTGATTTGGTGCCTGATGAG TCAGACCTGCCACCCCTACCTGGTAATCAAGAACCTGAGGCCCAGATATTAAATCACCCACCATTACCTCcacccatggaggaggaggaggtagaatCTATGGAGTCAGATACTTCTGTCATTGCAGAGAGTTCTTCCGCTTCTGCTATCATGCCTGAGAATTTGCAGTCGAGCTATCCGGTGCTAGTTCCAGCATATTTCTCACCATTCTTGCAATTCTCAGTTCCTTTCTGGCAAAATCAGAATGATGGAGATgatcttggacaaggaacacatgagATTGTTAAGCCTGTTCCGGTTCATTCAAAGAGTCCAATCAATGTTGATGAACTGGTGGGCATGTCGAAGCTAAGCATAGGGGATCCCAAGCAAGATACGGTATCTACCTCTCTTTCCTTAAAAATGGTAGGAGGTCAAAATAGACAATCGGCTTTCCAGGCAAATCTCCCAACGAGGGCTCAGGCCTGA